The DNA sequence GTGTTTACGTTAACTTGAACTGTACATACGCCACAAGCTCAATGTCAGGTCTGAAACTTGTAGTTGCTGCAGTTAGTTTTCTTGCCTGTAGGTGGCACGTGATTGTCAAGCGCGCGCGCCGAGCTAGGGAATAAAAACTGACGTCTCACTCTACGCCGTTTTCTCGGTCCCAGAAATGTCAAGGGGCTAGCTAATTAACCAAGCACAGTAGGAAGTCTGAAAAAAAATTATCTCGGCCTGTATTCTAAGCCACAATTTTCCATTATGGTTTGTACTTTTAAGAGACTGCCAACGATTACATTATAAGGACAAGAAAGTCGGCGACTTGTAAACGTTTAAGTGAAGCTTTATTAATATACGATCTTCGCTCGCCCTCAGTCAGCTGAATTTGAGGGCGTGGCGGAGAACACGTTTGCTAGCGACCGCTAGTCAAGTTTGTGTGTAGGTTAGATGGTTCAACACGGCCGTAGCAACACAAGCAGCACTGTCTGACAGGTAGAATATAGTCTATAAAAAAACCTCGTTGTTATCCGGGATATCTAACGGTTTGTGCATATCTGCCACGCTCTATTCCGTCTGTTCCAAACCAGCGTGAACCGGAGCTGAGATGCGAACGTAGCCGTTAGCAAGCGAGCCAGGCCGAGGAgagctggctggctggctgtctCCGTCATCCAGACAGGAGCATAAATGTTTCACGCAAACCGGTTTACCGAGTTGGTAGTCGACGCTGGAGAGGATGCGCAGGACGTCAGGATATTATTAGTGGGAGAGCGTAAGTAAAGCTGTCGTCTACCGTGAGCTGGTCGAGTGAGGACTGTCTGTAGGGTCAGCCTTTAGTGTTCACTTTACATTGCATTGATGCTACCAGCTGGGCATGTGATGCTGACAACCAGAGCTGTGTCTCATAATGATGGGGTGTGTGTTCATTGTAGCTCATTCGTCCTTAGCCCTTATATTTTCTCTTggtaataaaaatatgtatttaaaactgtttgttCTTTTATCTTAACCCATACCATAGAAAGAAATAGCCCCTCACTTTGAATTAATGTCAGCCCTTTCCCTGAACTGAACACTGAAGTCCAACTAGATCTAAACCAAAGAAATAGTTTTAATTCCATCTTGGGGATAGAAGCAGTTCACAGATCACACACAGCCATTAAAATGTGGTTTTGTCATGTCCATAATGTGGAATCTCTGTCCTAGTCTCATGGCTCATAAACCTCAATGATGATTTTCAtgttaaattaataaatgatgCCCCCACAGCTAACACGTTCACATTCATTATAATGAGTTACTGAGCAAACTTGGCTCGGCTGCTAAACtcttgtctctccctccctctacaGCCAAGGTGGGGAAGACCTCTCTCATCATGTCCCTGGTCAGCGAGGAGTTCCCAGATGTGGTATGGAAAACTTATTATGTCAGATATTGGTGAACTGTCTCTCCACCTCAAAGATAATAATCTGCCTTTGTGAGGTTTAATACCACTGATTTGACTGGATTATCAAAGGTCTGTGGTCAGttgtaaacatgtttatgtAAAGACATAGCTTAGTGTATCACTTGTGTCCATCATAGGTGCCCTATCGAGCTGAGGAAATCACCATACCTGCAGATGTCACACCAGAGAGAGTTCCAACACACATTGTGGACTATTCAGGTACTTCAAGGCCatgactgtttcattttttcttttttttttttaaattccacagtgacagaaaatatttttcatctaaTGGTGTTTTGGTAATTTGGTAACCCATACTGGAAAATCACAAATACATAAagttgtttcttctttttttgcctaAGAATAAAAGCACTTTCCAGATTTCACCTGTAGTACATTTGTCTTCCCccaacagaggcagagcagacaGATGAGCAGCTGTTTCAGGAGATCTCCAAGGTTAGTCAGTGCATTATGCATTTCTGTTACATTCGGAGAGAAGTGCTGAGTTCAGGTAAAACCCTAACCggtgtctgtgtttgatctTTCTCATAGGCAAATGTGATTTGCATTGTCTACTCTGTCAACAACAAGAAGTCCATAGAGAAGGTGAGTTACCTCTGCTGCTATCATTTCcataatatgtttttttgcaGTTAAACATTATAACTTTATAATGGAGACTGTTAAATGTATTAGGGGTTGTCTTTCAAAATAGAGAGCatcttatgttttttattttttctactgttttcatttctgtagGTGACCAGCCACTGGATTCCCCTCATTACTGAGAACACGGACAAGGACAGCAGGTGTGAATTgagttttctttgtcacatcAGTTTTAGACTAAAGAAATATGGGGCGGAAAAGGATGCCTCTTTCTTCATTTGTCTGTGAGCATGTCACAGCATAGCCAGGTCCTAGTGCACAGTCCACCTAACAGAAAGTCTGCAAAAGTCCATTTTCTTTAGCAAGAGGCCAAACATTGACATTTTCCACTAATGCTCTAAGTAATGACCTACAGTCACAGGGTGCAAAATGTCTCACAATTACTTCACTGTGAGAGAGCGCAGCGGTGGAAGTGTTGCACCTCACATGAGCATTCATACTCCTGTGTTGTGGCCTTCTGACTGTGAAATGAGTCACTGCTGTCATGGGAGGGAATATACTGAAgtacacacaaagaaaagtaCTCTTTTGAATTAGGCACTGTCTGTTAAATTTCCATGTGTAGTTTATTATTGCAATGTTGTGGTGGTGTGTTCAGGGTACCGCTGATCCTGGTGGGGAACAAGTCGGACCTGGTGGAGCACAGCAGCATGGAGACCATACTACCCATAATGAACCAATACAGTGAGATAGAGACTTGTGTTGAGGTGAGAGACTGACCACtctgtttacagtttttcaGGAGTAAAACAATAAAGTTAAGGTTGTGAAAGTGGAACGAAGCATTATCATCTAATCTGTTTTGATTTGCCTGATATATACTACAAATCTGATACAATAGAAATGCTGTTgattcagacaaacacagatcaAAAGGGACAAAaagggacaaaaacacaaatggaaATATTGCTTCcttataaacaaaacaaaaaagaggggaagaaacataacagcagctgaacaatAACAGATGGGTGGAAATTGTAAACTTTGTAGGAGCTAAGAGGAACAGCCTTGTTTTTTGGTTACTCtgaacacatatttattttacctGTGGTGCTTTTAGTGGTTTTATCAGCCCATTTAAGACGCATAAGCAGAAGTAACAGCATTTAAATCTCAATAAAtagaatttaattttttttttgtctgttttttttaacatcacaaCCAAATAGAAGTAGAGTATCTACAGATTAGAAATGGCTCCAAattactatttatttatatctcactcctctcttGTGATGTTTGATTTAATGTGGCATACTCAGTAATCTGGCGTTATATGTTAAGCCCTTTACAACCTTTGCTCCAattgcatgtgtttatgtttatgatCCTTACTAGCAATCAAACTGAACATGCGTTTCTCCTGTACATTGTGTCAGttgtcagctgtgtgtttttgaactCTGCCAACTGCCAAACTGAGGAAGTCTGCAGCCTACAGATAATCTTGTCAATATATAGTCAGTACACATTAACCTAGTTCACTGTTTTGTCAATACTACCGTTTTTTTATGCTTCCTGACGGTAGCTGACTGTCTTCTCCTTGGTGGATGTTATTTTTTGCACGTGTACTACATACAGTGTTTACAACAAGGAACCTTGATAACTGTAAATGTGctgaatttcagttttttatcaACTGTCATAAAGTTTCAAGTGATAGTAGGGGACGGCAGCGTGAGAGGATTTGGTACTACAGCTATGAGTTTAACTCAAACCCACATCACGATGGTTGTATGTGATGTGTCTGTGCAGAAATGAACCACCTCCTActcctctgctgttttgatTATGGTTGTGctgtgttcactgtctgttCACTTCATCCCCTATCCCTCTTAAACACTGACTACCGTCTCCTAAGGGAgtcacttgtgtgtttttttttccagacaggTTAATTAGACCAGGCGTGTCGCTCAGACAGATCCTGGGTGTTAATACCCTGTCTGGCCCTGACTTAGCCctcacacatatgtacacacatgcacagtgtaTACGTGcaaacttaaacacacacacacacagacaggcaggtaggtaggtaggtaaaCAACAGCGGCCCTACTTTGCCAGGACAATTAGCATTACAGTGTCACTGCTGATACTTTTACATGTCAAACAGTGCCGCACTGTACTTTTAAAGGCATTAAGGTTTTTTATATGCCACAAAGTTATAGGCATTCTATTATAGAACTGCACTGCACCATTGAAAATTCATAGACATGTATGTATAACCAAACTCCCATTTTCTTGTTTATAGTGTTCGGCAAAGAACctgaaaaacatctcagagCTGTTCTACTACGCCCAGAAAGCAGTTCTGCACCCCACCGGTCCCCTCTACTGTCCAGAGAAAAAAGATGTAAGAGCAAAAATAAACCATGCAAATTCAGATCCTGCTGTTTGTCTGATGGAGTTGTTCTTATCTTGTTTTGCATCAAAGCCTGCATCTGAAAATCTCATATGAATTTACATTTGACAGCACAACATTTGAATGCCTTGCTTATTGTATGCCCACAGTTCtttctaaaaatgaaatagGTTGTTTTGGGCTGTAAAGTGtgttttaacaaaatgtgaagGTTGGAATGTTTTTGTTGACTTGCTACTTTGATTTCCAGATGAAGCCGCTTTGTGTAAAAGCTCTCACCCGAATCTTCAAAGTGTCGGACCTAGACAACGATGGGATTCTCAATGATAATGAGCTCAACTTCTTCCAGGTAAATCACCTGATGAATTTTGTTGCTGACAGAGTTAAGaatgagttaaaaaaaagagtagaATCTGCGAGCCTTATGCCATTGTTTCTTAATTTTGGAGGCACAGTCCTGTCTCTTACTTGTGGACAGTGATATTTTTGCTAGTTTTGACTCACATAGTTGTTTATGTGTGACGCAGCGGACATGCTTCAACACCCCACTGGAACCTCAGGCGTTGGAGGATGTGAAAAACGTGGTGAGGAAGAATTTGAATGATGGAGTGTGTGATAACGGACTCACTCTGAAAGGTAGGCACAGACctccttttcacatttttaaaacatatacCAGCAAAACTGCAGCCACATTATTTctgactgtgtctttgttttgtttttctgtgacccTGCACTCCAGGTTTCCTGTTCCTCCACACCCTGTTCATTCAGCGAGGTCGTCATGAAACAACCTGGACAGTGCTGAGGAGGTTCGGATACGACGATGACCTGGAGTTAAATCAGGACTACCTCTTCCCACCGTGAGtctcaaccttttttttttttttcccttcatgttTCATAAAATTCTTATTGTTGATCTGCACATTGTGATGTCTCACCCTCTCTAGATTGAAAATTCCTCCAGACTGCACCACTGAGCTCAACCACAATGCCTACCTCTTCCTCCAGAGCATCTTTGACAAACATGACAAGGTACATTCCTGTACGTCTGGCTCTTTATTTACATTAGCCTCTGTCCTCGAGAGGCACTTAGAAGAAGCTGCTCAGTGCCCAGCACCGCGCAAAACCAAAATCCACTCCCGCAGCCAACACTGACCACCTGCTGGGGAGTGATTTAACTTCTTGCCACTGAGGGATTGACATGGGCATTAGCCGCGAGGTTCGAATGAAAGTCAAAGTGTGAGAGTGGCAGCTTGTGCCAAGATCTGCTCGCTGTCATAGTGATTAGTGTTCAACTGTGAGCGTGTGCTGTGgtctgtcatgtttgttttctcaggtACAGATTGACAGGCAGCAAACTACAAAGTGAAAATCTGCTGAGCAGCTGCAGTTCATGCAGTTTACATTCACAATGAAAATTCCACCTGACATATTTTCTGCCTTGAGCATCATTTTCCATATTTGTGGCATCAATTTCCTTCCTGAACATCaatatttgtgtctgtcaggACCGTGACTGTGCCTTGTCaccagaggagctgagggacctgtttgatgtttttcccTACATGCCCTGGGGTCCAGATGTCAATAACACAGTTTGCACTAATGACCAGGGTTGGATCACCTACCAGGGCTATCTCTCCCAGTGGACGTAAGTGggcatttaattaatttaaagcCATTATGTCTGGAAACTTCAGACTTTGGCGACTTTAACCTCTGGTGGTAGTAGCAAAAACGATGCTGTGTCTGACAAGTGACTGAAAGTGACACATACACTCTATCAACTgtctcatttttcaaaaatcaaaagcttATGCCTCCACTAGGGCTAAGAATCAAACTTGTTGGTCATTTATTGGTTACAGACCAGCTGCTGAAAGTTAGCTCTGAATGTTTGGTCAGAATTGATTGGAAATGTTAATATAGGTTGTAAGTTATGTAAGGACAGTTGTGTAAGGACAAAATTaaacagtgctgtgttttattttgaatagaaaaactgtattttctaGACAACATTTAATCTCAGTTATACTGAATAGATCACAGGTTTCTATATTTAATGGATCTCCCATTTAGTTTGACTTCATTCACTTTACTTTTGTTCAGGCTAACAACATATCTTGACGTCCAACGATGCCTGGAGTATTTAGGTTACCTTGGTTACTCAATAATTGCTGAGCAGGAGTCCCAAGCATCAGGAATTACAGGTATTATAACATCTTCTTTTCTATATTAGCTAATATTAAGCTACATGATGAGCTGTAAATCCATATAGTGTTGATTGTAATATCACAATAATGCTTATACAGAGAAAATTTTGACACAGTTAAGTAGCACACTTTAGTTATTCTATATGTAATTTGCTTTGCAGTCATGTATTTGGTAATCACATCAATTAGTCAACGCTGTCATAACATCAGAAGTTGGACAGCTGAAGCAgcattttaaactgaatgttGTTGCTGACTGACTGCAGGCGTGTGCAGTCGAACTGATCCTCTGATGCCCGTTTGTGATTTGCCCCCTGCAGTGACCAGAGATAAGAAGATTGACCTGCAGAAGAAGCAGACCCAGCGCAGCGTCTTTCGCTGTAATGTCTTTGGAGACATTGGCAGCGGCAAGAGTGGTTTCCTCCAGGCTTTCCTGGGCAGAGACCTCATGgtaaaacaaacatgaacaccaGTAACGAACCCACACATTTTTAGAGTATATTTTGCCAACAAAGATATTTCACCATGTCCCATATGTAAATTGTGTTCACTCTTTCATAATCCttccaaaacaaagacaatgcaAAAAGTAAATATTGCATCATGTTATCATGAATGATAAGTATTCCACTGAAATATGTCAGGTCAGAAATTCACGTAGTTACATATAATAGTTGTATTCTATAGAAACACACTCATTTTTCTTGCATATACAAGATTGTATCAGTACAGACTGACATAGATTTTTCCCATAGCTGCTTTAAGCTACATTTTGGCTCACGTTGATTTATGtgacttttcttcttctcagcgCCAAAAAATGATTAGAGAGGAACACAGATCCTACTATGCCATCAGTACAACATATGTTTACGGGCAGGAGAAGTACCTTCTTGTGAGTATCAAAGGTGCCTCAAATATTATTTGAGTTGTGTCTAAAGAGAGCTCCTCCAGtgttaaaaacaataattacaatGATAAGAAGTCATTCTATTTATTGATATTAGTGtcattatatttgtttataatattaaaaaacacattatgtgtTAATACATTTATGCATTGTGTGTGAGGCTGTCAACTGTGAACCATTAAGGACAGCCCAGCCTGAGGTTGGCTGTACTTATCTGGCTGTATATATAAGCTACTTATCATGCTCATCTAGTGCTTTTGTCAAGTAAGCATTTCTACTTGCTTGGTAAAAGCCTTAGCATTGCACTACTTACTTACAAAAGTGCAAACACAAAAGTGTTTGCAACTGCTATTACAATACCCAGCATCTGAAATACATATAGTTTTGTGTGGCTGCAAAGATGCAGGTAAAAATTGGTTCTGAGGAATAGCTTCTTTTAACCAGATGTGTTCAGCAATTGCTGCAGTGTTACGTTGCTAGCCATATTTAAACATAGTGTTAGTTAACTCAAGTCAACTGCACCCTTTTTGTTTggctctggttgtttgtctttggagaAAGTTtcacacacaggcgcacactCCCTCTAAGCTGGAACCTTCAGTGAAACActgtgcagcacagtgactgtGTTTCTGCTGGAACTCATAAACAACTGGAACATAAAtgctgtgctgctctgctgctgcagaagacTCTGCTTTAtttaagtgcatttttttctgacagcatATTATAAAGTTGGCAGTAATCCATATCCACTGTGTATATGATAAGAAGTTCATTTGGTCAAATAAAATGCACTCTGAACTGTGATTACTGACCGAGCAACTGTGATGCCCCCATAAAAAAGCCAGACAGGCTCTCCCTGCAGTTCCTTCACCATCTATTAATGCCATCCATTAACCACGTCACATAATGACTGCAGTAAACCAGGCAACTACTGCTGGTGAAGGTGATACAGAGAACATAGGCAACTATCAAACACAGGACTAATGTTGAAAATTAACAGGGTTTCTTGAACTTTCAGCTTATCTTAGTGCATTCTCTATTGTTAAGCTTTTCAAagagcctctcctctcctgttctctccAGCTTCATGAAGTGTTCCCTGACATTGACTATCTATCTGATGCTGACATGGCCTGTGACATTGTCTGCCTGATCTATGATGTTAGCAACCCTTACTCCTTTGAATACTGCGCCAAAGTCTTCAAGgtaaaactctgtgtgtgtgtgtgtgcgcaccgGCTCTTGTTACATCAAGAGACAAATGTTTACTTACTTAATATCCCCGACACAATCATTCATcaccccctctcttcctccctcagcaATACTTCATGGACAGCAAGACACCATGTATGATGATAGCAGCCAAATCAGACCTGCCAGAGATCAAACAGATGTACGGCTGCAGTCCTCTGGAGTTCTGTAGGAGGCACAAGATGCCACCTCCCCAGTCCTTCACCTgtaacacagctgcagcaccCAGCAGAGATATCTACACCAAACTTGCCACTATGGCCATGTACCCgtacgtatacacacacacacttgacctTGAGTTGTGCGCTAGCTTTTTTAGCACCTTTACAATGTCATTCAAATGATAGGATTTTGTatttgaaattgtattttttaaatgatttcttaGCTGTCTGAATGTTTTTCCTTCTGACACAAGGTCTGTGTTTTATCAATGCCCATGTGGATGTTGGTGCTGAGAGATATTTCTTTACATAATCTATCCCATCCACCTGGCTCTATGGAAAATTGCACTGCCCAAAGTGCCTTGTAAATCCTCAGCTACGTATCATCTGAACAAAatttctgaatgaaaatgaatgaaatgaatctGTCTGAAACAGGCAGGATAGATGGGATGCGTTTTTTGGTTAGGATTTACAGTATACAATGCTAtactaattttattttgttctgttaCCTCTTTCCCTCACTCAGTATAAACGTATTCCCTGTGGGGATGTTCCTACTTTCTGCACGTCTCAGTATCTGGCATCATGTTCTTCAGTCTACATGCATTAATGCACTTCAGTGCTCTCTGGACATGTTGCTTTCAGTCTGATGCCACAGTGTTTTGCACTGTAGGTAAACGGGTCTCCCAGCAGAGCACTAAAGTTGATCCCTCCCAGGGCCCAGTcaactacagacagacagaaacatttaatctgatcatattttagttttattaatTCACTTACcaattcattaattcattaatgtCTAAAGCAGAAACAATTGTTTGTACCAAAAGTTTATAGGGGAAGTTTTGGTAAATTCAAATTACTTTATTGAATGTACTGCTGACATATTGATTCACTGATGTCATCCACTTTTATTGGGAGTCTATGGAGCATAGACGTAGTCCTTAAAGGGCTGGTTCATGCacattacaaaaacatgttttctcagttACTTTCCCTTAATTTTTCTGCTCATAGTATCAAgttgaaataacattttagtGATTCATGTACTGGATTCTCTCTATCACCTgaatatattttacatacacTTTACCTTCTTCTTATGGACCTGGCCACATTGAACTCTTGTAACGGTGGCAGCATCATTCAACTTTTaacttgttttctcttcctgttgtttgtcttgtgtgtgtccCATTTGCTGCGGTATGTTCTTAAAACCcactgtgtgtggtttgtgtgtttactgtgtgggtgtgtcttgCCCGGTTCTCTCCTCAGCCACGCCCGGCTGCGCTGCATGTGCACTTGTAACCGGTGCACCTTCTGCTTGTGTCAGAACTTCCTCAACTCTGAACTGCTGCAGACGGTCAGGGCCAAACTCTACGCTGTCGTACTCAGAAGGTCCTCTTTCCGAacttctctttatctctgtgaCATGTCGCCGTCACCACGCTGTGCTGCCTTTCAATCATTGCTTATTTTTCATtctgccatttaaaaaaaaaaaaaaaaaaaaaaaaagttttttaaggCATTAGATCAGTGCTTTAGCACAGCAGGCTGTTGCTAACTCCACCCTATAGAAATGACTCTAGCCAGCAAATATATAATGGTATTACTTTATGCAGTGGGTGGGAAAGATTAATTCATAACTGTAGACACAGATATTATTTACCGTACTATACAAAGGTATAGTAAAATATCAGAAGGTATCAGTAGAATATCAGTATTACACTAATGCAAGATCTAAGTGTGATATTGATGCCTTTAAATTGTTGTAAATTGATAACAAAAA is a window from the Lates calcarifer isolate ASB-BC8 unplaced genomic scaffold, TLL_Latcal_v3 _unitig_624_quiver_1973, whole genome shotgun sequence genome containing:
- the LOC108879324 gene encoding mitochondrial Rho GTPase 1-A, whose protein sequence is MSLVSEEFPDVVPYRAEEITIPADVTPERVPTHIVDYSEAEQTDEQLFQEISKANVICIVYSVNNKKSIEKVTSHWIPLITENTDKDSRVPLILVGNKSDLVEHSSMETILPIMNQYSEIETCVECSAKNLKNISELFYYAQKAVLHPTGPLYCPEKKDMKPLCVKALTRIFKVSDLDNDGILNDNELNFFQRTCFNTPLEPQALEDVKNVVRKNLNDGVCDNGLTLKGFLFLHTLFIQRGRHETTWTVLRRFGYDDDLELNQDYLFPPLKIPPDCTTELNHNAYLFLQSIFDKHDKDRDCALSPEELRDLFDVFPYMPWGPDVNNTVCTNDQGWITYQGYLSQWTLTTYLDVQRCLEYLGYLGYSIIAEQESQASGITVTRDKKIDLQKKQTQRSVFRCNVFGDIGSGKSGFLQAFLGRDLMRQKMIREEHRSYYAISTTYVYGQEKYLLLHEVFPDIDYLSDADMACDIVCLIYDVSNPYSFEYCAKVFKQYFMDSKTPCMMIAAKSDLPEIKQMYGCSPLEFCRRHKMPPPQSFTCNTAAAPSRDIYTKLATMAMYPHARLRCMCTCNRCTFCLCQNFLNSELLQTVRAKLYAVVLRRHVSQADLKSSTFWLRASVGATVFAVLGFTMYRVLLKPR